In Prunus dulcis chromosome 2, ALMONDv2, whole genome shotgun sequence, a single genomic region encodes these proteins:
- the LOC117618576 gene encoding subtilisin-like protease SBT1.3 → MADQKPVKWLVLILTNCLFFSIAFSAKTQFAHKTYIVQMDKSAKPESFTNHLDWYSSKVNSIVFKPENEEDGGHDHERVIYTYQNAFHGVAARLSEEEAERLQEQDGVLAIFPDTKYQLHTTRSPLFLGLEPHDSTTTVWSQRVTDHDVIVGVLDTGVWPESQSFNDTGMSPVPAYWKGACETGRGFSKNNCNKKIVGARIFYHGYEAATGKINEQTEFKSPRDQDGHGTHTAATVAGSPVRGANLLGYAHGTARGMAPGARIAAYKVCWVGGCFSSDILSAVDKAVADGVNVLSISLGGGVSAYYRDSLSIAAFGAMEMGVFVSCSAGNGGPDPVSLTNVSPWITTVGASTMDRDFPSSVKLGNGRTVTGVSLYKGRMMLSTNKQYPVVYMGDNSTSPDPSSLCLEGTLDRRVVAGKIVICDRGISPRVQKGQVVKDAGGVGMILANTAANGEELVADCHLVPAVAVGETEAKAIKHYALTSPRATATLAFLGTRTGVRPSPVVAAFSSRGPNFVSLEILKPDVVAPGVNILAAWTGALGPSSLPTDHRRVKFNILSGTSMSCPHVSGIAALLKARHPEWSPAAIKSALMTTAYVHDNTHKPLQDASAAEASTPYDHGAGHINPRKALDPGLVYDIEAQDYLEFLCTQRLTPMQLKVFTKYSNRSCKHALASPGDLNYPAISVVFPERTNVSLLTLHRTVTNVGPPVSNYHAIVSPFKGAYVKVEPRTLKFTRANQKLSYKITFTTKSRQATPEFGGLVWKDGVHRVRSPIVVVWLPPL, encoded by the coding sequence ATGGCTGATCAAAAACCAGTAAAATGGCTGGTTTTGATACTAACAAACTGCCTGTTCTTCAGCATTGCCTTCTCTGCCAAAACCCAATTTGCACACAAGACTTACATTGTCCAAATGGACAAGTCAGCCAAGCCAGAATCTTTCACCAATCATCTAGACTGGTACTCGTCTAAAGTAAACTCAATTGTCTTCAAAccagaaaatgaagaagatggaGGTCATGATCACGAAAGGGTAATTTACACTTACCAGAATGCTTTTCATGGAGTTGCTGCTCGGTTGAGTGAAGAAGAGGCTGAGCGGCTACAGGAGCAAGATGGAGTCTTGGCTATTTTCCCAGACACAAAGTACCAACTTCACACTACAAGGAGCCCTCTGTTCCTTGGCCTTGAACCACATGACAGCACCACCACCGTATGGTCTCAAAGAGTCACTGACCATGATGTCATAGTGGGTGTGCTTGACACAGGGGTCTGGCCTGAGAGCCAGAGCTTCAACGACACCGGCATGTCCCCGGTGCCGGCTTACTGGAAAGGAGCTTGTGAAACTGGCcgaggcttctccaaaaacaactgcaacaaaaaaattgtggGAGCAAGAATCTTCTACCATGGTTATGAAGCTGCCACAGGGAAGATCAATGAGCAAACAGAGTTTAAATCACCTAGAGATCAAGATGGGCATGGAACACACACTGCAGCTACTGTTGCTGGCTCTCCAGTGCGCGGTGCTAATCTTCTTGGCTATGCTCATGGGACAGCCAGAGGAATGGCACCTGGTGCGAGAATTGCAGCTTATAAAGTTTGTTGGGTTGGTGGTTGCTTCAGCTCTGATATTCTATCAGCAGTTGATAAAGCTGTGGCTGATGGGGTCAATGTGTTGTCTATTTCTTTGGGTGGTGGAGTGTCAGCTTATTACAGGGACAGTTTGTCCATAGCTGCTTTTGGGGCTATGGAGATGGGGGTTTTCGTGTCGTGCTCAGCTGGAAATGGAGGACCAGACCCTGTTAGTCTCACCAATGTGTCCCCTTGGATAACCACAGTTGGTGCTAGCACCATGGACAGAGATTTCCCATCTTCTGTTAAACTTGGAAATGGCAGAACTGTGACTGGGGTTTCACTCTACAAAGGCAGAATGATGCTGTCAACAAATAAGCAATACCCTGTTGTGTACATGGGCGATAATTCAACAAGCCCTGATCCAAGCTCGTTGTGTTTGGAGGGAACTTTGGATCGGCGTGTTGTTGCTGGGAAAATTGTGATTTGTGACCGAGGGATTAGCCCCAGAGTGCAGAAGGGACAGGTGGTGAAAGATGCAGGAGGAGTAGGCATGATTTTGGCAAACACAGCTGCAAATGGAGAGGAACTTGTTGCAGATTGTCACCTTGTTCCAGCAGTAGCTGTAGGAGAAACTGAAGCAAAAGCAATAAAGCATTATGCTTTAACAAGTCCAAGAGCCACTGCAACTCTGGCATTTCTTGGGACGAGAACTGGGGTTAGGCCATCTCCAGTTGTGGCAGCATTTTCATCCAGAGGACCCAATTTTGTGAGCCTTGAAATTCTCAAGCCGGATGTGGTGGCTCCAGGGGTCAACATTCTTGCTGCTTGGACTGGAGCATTAGGTCCTTCAAGCTTGCCAACAGATCACCGCAGAGTGAAGTTCAATATATTGTCCGGGACTTCAATGTCATGCCCTCATGTGAGCGGCATTGCTGCTTTGCTCAAGGCTAGGCACCCCGAATGGAGCCCGGCAGCAATAAAATCTGCCTTGATGACAACTGCATATGTTCACGACAACACGCATAAGCCTCTGCAAGATGCCTCAGCAGCTGAGGCTTCGACGCCGTATGATCACGGCGCCGGGCACATAAACCCAAGGAAAGCTCTTGACCCAGGTTTGGTTTATGACATTGAGGCTCAGGATTATCTTGAATTTCTATGTACACAAAGGCTAACCCCAATGCAGCTCAAAGTTTTCACCAAGTACTCAAACAGAAGCTGCAAGCACGCTCTGGCCAGCCCAGGGGACTTGAACTATCCAGCAATCTCTGTTGTGTTCCCAGAGAGAACCAATGTTTCTCTTTTGACCCTTCACAGAACAGTCACTAATGTTGGCCCTCCGGTGTCGAATTACCATGCCATAGTTTCACCATTCAAAGGTGCTTATGTTAAAGTGGAGCCACGGACCCTGAAGTTCACCAGAGCCAATCAAAAGCTGTCTTATAAAATCACCTTCACTACAAAATCTCGGCAAGCAACTCCTGAGTTTGGAGGGTTGGTGTGGAAGGATGGAGTGCACAGAGTGAGAAGCCCAATTGTTGTTGTGTGGCTGCCTCCACTGTGA